A region of Argentina anserina chromosome 5, drPotAnse1.1, whole genome shotgun sequence DNA encodes the following proteins:
- the LOC126794832 gene encoding uncharacterized protein LOC126794832, translating into MPPSALGVLLSQPVCNPMLFQLRNPNAADRELVSHCGVLEFTAVEDKIYIPSWKMKRMDLKDGDVVQVKNVSLPKGKFVKLQPHTKDFLDITNPKAVLEKTLRNFTCFTVGDTIMLPYNGKEYYVNIVETKPRKAISIIETDCEVDFLPPLDYVEPEKPVAVASPPTNKAAMAEPVQIEEPKFCPFSGDGRRLDGKPLPTPQVQVSSSSFVAAANNGKTNAQPSSTGSSSQGSNRHTQGKLVFGSNAADHTTTAPKKIEKQEASKEQAKQKKKEDSKFQPFTGKIYSLKG; encoded by the coding sequence ATGCCGCCCTCAGCCCTCGGAGTCCTTTTGTCTCAGCCCGTCTGTAACCCTATGCTCTTCCAGCTACGAAACCCAAATGCTGCCGATAGAGAGCTGGTGTCTCACTGTGGGGTTCTGGAGTTCACTGCTGTAGAAGACAAAATCTATATACCTTCATGGAAGATGAAGCGCATGGACCTGAAAGATGGAGACGTTGTTCAGGTCAAAAATGTGTCTCTACCTAAGGGCAAATTCGTTAAATTGCAACCCCATACCAAAGACTTTTTGGACATCACAAATCCGAAGGCTGTGTTAGAGAAAACACTGAGGAATTTTACATGTTTCACTGTTGGTGATACTATTATGCTTCCTTATAATGGCAAGGAGTACTATGTGAATATCGTGGAAACAAAGCCTCGTAAAGCCATAAGTATTATTGAGACCGACTGCGAGGTCGACTTTCTGCCTCCTCTCGACTATGTGGAACCCGAAAAGCCTGTTGCTGTTGCCTCTCCTCCAACAAACAAGGCGGCAATGGCGGAACCTGTTCAGATCGAAGAGCCTAAATTCTGCCCTTTTAGCGGAGATGGAAGGCGTTTGGATGGAAAACCTTTGCCCACTCCCCAAGTTCaagtttcttcttcctcattcgTTGCGGCAGCCAACAATGGCAAGACTAACGCGCAGCCATCTTCCACAGGATCTAGCTCTCAAGGGTCTAATCGCCATACTCAGGGGAAGCTTGTTTTCGGATCAAATGCTGCCGACCATACTACTACTGCTCcgaagaaaatagaaaagcAGGAAGCTTCAAAAGAGCAGGCTaagcaaaaaaagaaagaagactCAAAGTTCCAACCCTTTACAGGGAAAATATACTCGTTGAAGGGTTGA